Within Ipomoea triloba cultivar NCNSP0323 chromosome 9, ASM357664v1, the genomic segment TTCTCAGTATCCCCGCGAGCGGTTGGTCGGTGAGTACTTCTATTGGGTGGGCTTGGAAGTATGGGACTAACTTCCGCGTGGTGGTAAATAGGGCGTATGCCATCTTTTCTAATGGCGTGTATCGAGTTTCTGCTCCTCTCAGGAGCTTGCTCACGTAGTAGACCGGGTGTTGAGTTCCCTCTTCTCGTACTAGGACAGAGCTCAGGGCTCGCTCGCTGACTGTCATGTAAAGGTACAGGCTTTCTCCTTCTTGAGGTTCGGCCAGCAAAGGGGGGGatagcaaatatgtttttaattCTTCAAAGGAGTTTTTGCATTCTTGAGTGCATTCGAATCCTTCTCTTCTTTTAATTACTTCGAAGAAGGGTAGGGATCGCTTCGCTGACCTAGACAGGAATCGGCTTAAGGCTGCTAAGCGTCCCGTTAGCTTTTGTATCTCCAGCACACTGGTGGGTGGTTGCATGTCTAGAATGGCCCTTACCTTCTCTGGGTTGGGCTCTATTCCCCTTTGACTTACCATGTAACCCAAGAATTTACTTCCTCGGACCCCGAAGGCGCATTTCTTGGGATTTAATCGGAGGTTGTATTTCTTCATGAGTTCGAAGCAGGCTCTTAAATCCATTGCGTGCTCGGTCTCTTCCTTGCTTTTTACCAATAAATCATCCACGTAAGCTTCCATGGTTTTCCCGAGTAGGCTATGAAACACCTTAGCTACCATTCGAGTGAACGTGGCCCCTGTATTTTTTAAGCCGAACGGCATCACTTTGTAGCAGTAAACCCCGTCTGGGGTGAGGAAGGTCGTTTTCTCTTCATCCTTATCGTCCATAAATATCTGGTGGTAGCCTCTAAAAGCGTCCATGAAACTGAGTAGCGCACATCCAACCGTTTGATCTACTAACTGGTCTATCCTGGGTATGGGAAAGGGGTCTTTGGGGCATGCCTTGTTGAGGTCGGTGTAATCCACACACATCCTCCATGCAGGTGGTTTTGGCACCAATACGACATTTGCCAACCAAGCCGGGTATACCACCTCCCTGAGGTGTCCAATCTCTAATAGGGTTGCTACTTCTTTTTTCACAAACTCCCTCCGATTTGCTGCCAGGTGCCTTTTTCGTTGTACTATTGGCCGGACGGCTGGGTCTACTGATAGGCGGTGGGTAATAACTGAGGGATCTATCCCTGGCATATCTTCCAGTCCCCATGCGAACAAGATCCTATACTCTTGTAATGTCCGTAAGATATCAGATCTGGTTTCTTCTGTTAACCCCTTTCCTATCCGGAACCTTTGATCGGGCTTCGAGCTTTCTAAGGCTACTTCTTCTAATTCCGCGGCGGGTTCTGGCCTGTCCCTGGCTTCTTCCTTTGTGGTCCTTTTTGTGATGGTTTGCACTTGTAGATCTCGGCTTCCTATCTGGCGACATGTGAGGAGATAACAGGATCGTGCTGCTTGGCGATCACATCTAGCGATCCCCACTCCTTCTAGTGTTCGGAATTTCAGATATAAGTGCTTGAGCGATACTACGGCTCCTAGGTCCTCCAAACCCGGTCTTCCCAATATCACGTTGTGTGCCGATTTCAAGTCCACCACCACAAATTCCATGTTTATAGCTCGCACCCTAGGGTATTCTCCGATCTCTATAGGCAGGGTGATGCATCCTTCCGGCTCTATGCTATCTCCTGTGAATCCCGCAAGAGGTGTTCTCACTTGGTGCAGGTTCTCCTTGGTTAGTCCCAGCTTGGTGAAGGTTTCGAGATACATGACATTGACGCTGCTACCCGTGTCTACGAATACCCTTCGAACTGTGGCCCCGTTGACGTCCATTGCAATCAGGATGACGTCCCTGTGCGGGGTTGGCCCCTCGGGTAAGTCGTCATCTGAGAAGATAATGGGGTGTCTCCGGCCCTTTTTGGGCGGTGCTTTGTGCTGTCTCCATCGATAGGTTCCCCGCAAATCATGTGGATTACGAGTTTGTTGTGTTTTCTGCTACGATCGTCTTGCTCCTCTCGGGGCTCCCTTGCCATCCTAGGGGTCTCGGGTTGCACTTCAGCCTCCTGTCCCACGGGCCTTCTCTCCTGCCTGGGTCTCTCCGTTTGTCTTTGCCACTGATACGGCCATCGAGGCTGTCGGCCTCCCTGGGGCGGTCGTCCCATGTTTCGTTTGAGGGCTATTCTCTTTTCTATCAATCCCTCTAGTTCTTTCTGCAAGGTGGTGCACTCCTCCGTGCTATGGGTTGGGGATTCGTGGAATCTACAGTACTTCCCATGTCTTACCGGTATGTGGTTGACTACTGTCGCGGGGTTTTGTGGTGGGGGATCTTCCCTTACCCGAGGCAGGTGTATCTCATGTACCGCCCTTGCCCCCAGGGTAGGGATGACCCGGGGTCGGTGGGCTACCGGCGGGTGGCTAGGATTGATCCTATCCCTTCGTTTCGACGATCGATCCACTGGACGCGTTCTTGTTTCCTCCAACGGGCGTTTCTCTCGTCGCCTCTGTTTTTGTCGTAAGGCCTCCTCTGTTTCGGCGTATCTGTTTGCTCTTTGTATGGCCTGAGCGTATGTCTCTGGGGTATCAGTTCGGAGACTTGCGAACAGATCGCCAGCTTTTAAGGCCTCCATAAATAATGTTATGGCTATCCGGTCATCCAGACCTTCCACCGTTTGTATTTCTTTCTTCCACCTTCCGAGGAATTCCTTTAGGGTCTCCGTCTCCCCTTGTTGTACGGCGGTTAAGGCTGTGAAGTGCCTTTTAGTCTTTATGCTCCCCGCAAAGTATGTCAGGAATTGCTCGCCCAGGGTTTCGAAACAATCAATAGTCCGAGGTGGTAGTGATAAAAACCATCGCTGTGCTGCCCCCTTCAGTGTCGAAAAGAATACCCTACAGTACATTGGGTCTTCTGCTCCTAATATCATCATTTTTGCTTGGAAGTCAATCAGGTGGTCACTGGGATCCTCTGTTCCATCGTATGTGGGCATTACCGGGCATTGAAAGTTTTTAGGGGCGCAATATTCCTATATCTCTAGAGTGAACGGATTGGCGGATAGGAGGGAACGTGCCATCGGCTGATCCCTTCCTCCCTCCATCTTTTTCCGGAGGTCTTTTAGTTCCTGGCGAGGTTACTTATTTCTACATCTCGATGCTCCCGATCCTGACTCGAGGTTGGATCATAGTTTTCGCCTATGCCTTCTCGTCCGGCGGGGGCCTCTTTCTTCCGTGGCTCATCTTCCGGTGGTTTTCCCCCGATCGTTCGACCTGATTTTAGGAATTCGCACAGTTGCGCCGCGACCTCCATTATGTTGGGGGGGAATTCGTCCGGCTGGGTCTGAGGGACTTCGTCGCCCAGAGAATGCTCCCCCGGACCGATTCTCTCCCCTTTGTGAGGGTCCTCTTGGTTGGGTAGCTCGTGCGTGGTGGGATTTTCCTGCGAATTTCCCGCTGGCAGGCCTGGTTCCTTCTCCTGTTGTGTCACCATGTTTCTCAAGTTCGGAGGAAAGTACGGAGCTTTTCAGTATCGGATTTTCTCAAGTTCAGAGGAAAGTACGAAGCTTTTCCGTATCGATcgccacggacggcgccaatgttagttttatgacttctgggtagtcaaaggcaggccaacactacctattcgaatagcgagaatataggaaGTATGTAGGAAAATTTAGCGAGAGAATATaagtattgtattgctcagaattgcttgTCCATCTCTCCATGtgtggagggtctatttatacatattttgggcccaGAGCCCTACAAGGAGTAGGAGTCCTGGATCGCCCCATATTGGGAGTTCCTGTTACATTCTAACTAATAGGCTCTAATCTTGCTAATATCCCAAGTGTTAAGTTTAATCCTGATCGAACTCTTCTATCTTTTTGAGTTGATGgtccttcttgggctttcttgatccgattgctttcttgggccggtccatgtagTCCAGGCCTAGTGTGTTATCCATCAGCATTTATTCTTATTCCCAATATATGCATGCAATAATttattggagaagaaaaataaataaaatacttatttttaagtGTAGAAACATcaatttgtactaaaaaaaaatgttcatttaaCATAAAAAGAGAAACATTGTCACTTTTAATAATCGATGGACTAATGTgaatacatgaataattcaagGGGGGAAATGCCATGCATAAGCATATTTCcctgtaatatatataactaaaatatCTAAACCAATAATGGATATGAGTTCatccaaaatctaaaattaaagTTCAGATTTTGAGTTTTAATTTAAGTAGTATGAATAATGTGTAAGTAAATGTTGGTAAGTAGGTTATGTTGGGATGCATGCAATGCGAAAATAAATTATAGATGATGATGGCAGTGATGGGTAAGTAGGATAAAATGATAGCATTGAATCATGGCCTCATAGGGGTGAGTAGATAAGTAAATAGGTTGCAAAGGAAAATACTACGTGAACTCCTAAATTCTACTCCATACTTTCCCAacacaaaagtttgatgttgacactttcCTTGGAACCCACAGGATGAGGATAACTTATCATATATTGCCACATCAGGGAGTAAAATTGGGAGAGCATAAAATGGGAGTCCATGTAATAGAACTCGgttgcaaattatattatgaacgAAAGTTCACCTGCATTCTAGTCCAAAACAATGTTGTTCTATTTTAAGTATCAATATCAgtgaataatgtttaataatattattatatattatattcataatatttgttatatacGTTTATAGGAGGCCGTTCAAGTGAGAACGGATAGTCCAGCAGAGAACTAAGAACAACTCACAGCTGTCCACGTGTCTAAATCTAACACATCAGAAACACTGAtttaaaaaagggaaaataacatctttagtccctgagttataggggtagtgtagactcagtccctgagttatagctgtatgcgagtttagtccctcagttattcgcgaagtggcgagtttagtccctggacattaaatttgacgaaaaaatttaaaaatattcaaaatttgaggggtaaaataggaaattcacattttattattcttcttatatcgaagtgcaagtaaattgtgttaaaagtgcaagtaacagtttcatatagtgcacctaagtgtaactaaaatgtattacaagtgcaagtaaaatgtacactaagACTTAATATTAAGTAcacataacgttataattagttgcaccagacgttatcattaagtgcacctatgtGAAAGACTTTAtcattaggtgcatgaatgttaccaatgtaaattacttacacttgtaagtgaaaatagttgCATTTGTAAGCGGCTTTACTTGCAAACTTGCACcagttacttgcacttgtaacacatttttacttgcaccaaagtttgaattatttacaGAAAATAATTAGATtacttaaaacaattttttcaaaaatttattaGCTCACACTATTCCCTACACACATCCAAAACCTCCGATCCTACTAGGATTATCACTAGTCCACGATGTTTGAAGACTCAACTTGTTGTCACAATAACAATGTTGAATAATAGAAATCGACTCCCCTACATAGTGATACCATTGCCTCGAAAagcttgaagatgaagaaagatGGTCCCCTATTTGTTGAGtattccattttgaaaacattttctaagagaaaaaaaaatctagtaattcaaataaatatactttGCTAGGCTTTTTTGGGAGGGGGATTGGTATTTGGAAGCAATTTTGTATTAATGTTTCAACATTTTTCCTAGGGTTCTAGAATTTGGTTAAGAaattccttcattgatatgatAAGAAATGTTGATGTATAAGAAAAGGGTAAAAGACTTGATTATATATTCTTGCCCTCATTTAACGCCTACCACACCGACATTTAACAAGAggactaaattttaaataacttgTTTTATTGCaaattctctctccctctccctctccctctctctctcctcctaTCTCTCAACTCCTCTCAAACTCACCATTTCTCCTCcatcaaagaaagaaaaaaaatccaaaaatcatAGTTTATGATACTCTTAATTCGATTCAGCCTAACTCTTAAATAGTGTAGGACGATTCATTTGGTTTTGGGGAATTAAGGGCACACGATTAGGTTAGTCGCATTAGGATTCCTATACCTATTTGATTGATTGACCAATAGGTACAAGTATGCTATTGTACATTTCAAATGAAGTCATACCTTCTACTTGGTGAGTCTTAAAATGATGTAAAAGATTTAGAGAATCTGAACAAATTTGATTGCATACTCCACAAATTACTGGTCCCCAATCAAGCAATCACAACGAAAAAAAATTTGACTATCGTTACTTGACATAATTGTGTACTCACAACTACTTGGGAATATTTAAGGTATATAGAAGGgagaggagagaaaaaaaagagagggaaaAACACAAGAAAAAGATTGTATTAACTCGCCCAAAGGGCGTGCGCTAGGCGTGTCAGGTGCATGTAGCGCACACTACTTAAGATgtgtatttttgtatttttttttccaaagtgGAGCccaaaaaaattagttttctccctctctctcctcctATCTCCTAGCTCCTCTCAAACtcactataaaaaataaaaaacaatcatAGTTTATGATATTCTTAATTGGACTCAACCTTAACTTTTAAATAGTGCAGAACGATTCATTTGGTTTTGGGGAATTAAGGCTACAAGAATTGGTTAGTTGGGATTCCTATACCTATTTGATTGATTGACCATTAGGTACAAGTATGCTATTGTGCATTTAAAATGAAGTTATACCTTCTACTTGGTGAATCTAAAAATGATGTAAAAGATTTAGAGAATCTGAACAAATTTGATTGCATGCTCAATAAATTATTGGTCTCCTATCAAGCAAGCACGacgaaaaaaaatttgacacaaAGAAGGATAATAGTATAATATGCAGGTGTACACGCGCgtctgtgtgtatatatatacgtgtaagaGCAACCCGTTGATGGGTTTTGGGTAGATTTTTGTGGCCTCACTAgcttttttctaaaaattgaaattttaaattaatattaaaaattgtagttATCATAAGTGGGAGCGTGCGATGTACGTGGATGGAGCTATAGGAATACATCTATCATTGTGATTTATAAATGAAGTCGTAGCGTCTACCTGGTGAGTCTGGTAATGAAGTAAAAACCTACAGAATCCGAACAAACTTGATCGCATACTCGACAAACTATTCGCCTCCTATCAAGCAACCattgataattaaattcattGGTTGACTTGCCACCCGCCGTAAAGTTAAAAGTTTGACCGTCACCACCGTTTGACATAGTAGTGTACATACGAACTAGAGAGGATTTAAGGTTTGGTGTGAGACGCTTGAATGGTAgatgtcatatttatatacatatacaagtGAAACTGTGTAGGGCCcagtaaatttaatttttttgttagtattatattattgaaaataatcaaaatactaATTGTGCAATCACAACTACTTGGGAAGATTTAAGGTATATAGAagggagatgagagagaaaaagatgggaaaaaaagaaaaatatggtaTTAGCTCACCCAAAGGGGATGTGCATTAGGCGTGTCTGGTGCGTTTAATACACACTATGATGCGTATTTTTTTGAAGGTGGAGCCCAAAAAAACTTGATTTATTGTAATTCTCTCTCTcctcaaaaaaaatcaaaaacagtAGTTTATGATACTCTTAATTCAACCCAACCTAACTCTTAAATAATACTCTCGCGGTATATTAAGAGATTTTtagatattaatttaaaatttttacttaCATGAAACAGacattttgataaattattttaaaaaattattttataattagatAAAAAAATTGTGAGCCAATTCAATATATTCaggttatgttttttttttcttgagttgattattataattattggatataagttccaaaaaaattatatatattttttattaaatttttaaatttcaattaatgagatataattgttatgcacaaataaataatataactgTCATAAGATACACagatttaattataaattaccaaaatgtaaaGGTTTGAATATAATCACTGCAGAATTCGAGCTAAGTAGTGTTGCTTTCAAGGTTTATTGTCACCACCATTTAAAATGTAGTGTGCAAGCCAATTTGTTCGTGTTAAACATTTGATACATTTCCATGTAGTGCAGGACGATTCATTGGGTTTGGGGGATTTTGGGCGCACAAGATTTGGTTAATTggtttttttatatttatttgattgattGACCAATAGGTACGATACAATTATGCTATTGTGCATTTAAAATGAAGTTATACCTTCTATTTGGTGAGTCTTAAAATGATGTAAAAGATTTAGAGAATCTGAACAAATTTGATTGTATACTTAACAAATTATTGGTCTCCAATCAAGCAAGGACAACGAACAAAAATTTTGACACAAAGAAGGATAATAGTATAACACGCAGGTGTACAcgcgcgtgtgtgtgtatatatatacgtgtaagaGCAACCCGTTGATGGGTTTTGGGTAGATTTTTGTGGCCTCACTAGCTTTTTTCTAAaagttgaaattttaaattaatattaaaaattatagttgTCACTAGTGGGAGCATGTGATGTACGTGGATGGTGCTATAGGAATATATCTACCATTGTGATTTATAAATGAAGTCGCAGCGCCTACCTAGTGAGTATGGTAATGAAGTAAAAGACTTACAAAATCTGAACAAACTTGATCACATACTCGACAAACTATTGGCCTCTGATCAAGCAACCattgataattaaattcattGGTTGACTTGCCACCAGCCGTATAGTTAAAAGTTTGACCGCTACCGCCGTTTGACATAGTAGTGTACATACGAAATGGAAGCACTAGAGAGGATTTAAGGTTTGGTGTGAGACACTTGAACGGTAgatgtcatatttatatacatatacaagtGAAAGTGTGTAGGGCCcagtaagtttaatttttttgttagtattatataatagaaaatagtcaaaatactaATTGTGCACTCACACTACTTGGGAAGATTTAAGGTATATAGAagggagatgagagagaaaaagatggggaaaaaagaaaagaaaaaggtggtattaactcactcaaaggggACGTGCCCTAGGCGTGCACTAGGATACgcatatttgtattttattttcaagGTGGAGCCCAAAAGAAACTTGTTTTATTGtaatattctctctctctctactatGCTCCCccgaaaaaaaaatccaaaaacaatAGTTTATGATACTCTTAATTCGACTAAACTAACTCTTTAATAATACCCTCTTTGTATATAAAGAGATTTTTAGatgttaattttcaatttttagttaTATGAAATAGACATTTTGAtacattctattttttttaaatggttttataattagatttaaaaaaaattgtgagcCAATTCAATAAAGTCAggttatgtgttttttttttcttaagttgATTATTATAATTGGATATAAGTTCAAATTACTGGTTTCAGCTCCAATCAAGCAATCactacaaaattttttttattatcgtTACTTGACATAATTATGTACTCACAATTACTTGGAAagatttaatgtatatataagggagaggagagagaaaaagaggggaaaaaaagaagaaaaagatggtATTAACTCACCCAAAggggccaaagaccttgtggtccagtggcatcgaaccctttcctttatacgggaggtggtgggttcgagagcaatgctgactcttgtgcttaaataggttgagaaagtagttatgaacagatactgcattgtaatagtattcaaaaaaaaatcacgttaaatgcatatttttgtatttttttcaaaaaaaaaaactcacgttaaatgcatatttttgtattttttttcaaggTGAAGCCCAATTCAGAATGCGTTTAAGCGTGGATCACTGGTTGGGAAGTCATATGGATGGCagtgaaatatttaattctataaattacattaaatagtattagtgaaatatttaattcaataaattacattaaatagTATTCTTAACCCATATCCGCTACCAATAAAAAGTTATATAATCCTTGACATGAGaacaataatacatatgcatatatatataggtgtaaaTTGTAAGGGTCAACAAAAAACGCGTACTCTCCCTTAGAGTGGAACATAAAAGTATTAGCAGAAAAAAGGAACATTAATAAGAGGAAAGTTTGACACAAAGAAGGATAATAGTATAATACGCGCACgtgcgtgtgtgtatatatataggtgtaagAGCAACCCGTTGATGGGTTTTGAGTATATTTTTGTGGcctcattttttttctaaaaattgaaattttaaaataacatgGGAGCGTGGGATGTACGTGGATTGATGTGGTCGTATTTGAGCGATTTGTGATCCAAAATATATTGGTGCACCATTGACAACAGGTGAGAGAAATGCACCTTATCTTATATGATGCTCAAAATCGTAAATACATTGCTCCGTGTTTGAAAAAAAGGATATCACAAACTTGACAAACCACTAGCTTCCAAATATTGATTGAACCATCTACATTCGTATGTTGGGAATTAAAACTATTACCTACCATGACGATGGTGTGAAAACTTAAAAGtgatagtaaaaaaataaaaagaaagaacaatAGTGGATTCTTTGACATGAGAGTAGTAATATATATGCCTAGGTGTAAATTGTAAGCTAGGGGGTCCACAAGAAATGCGTACTTTTCACTTAGAattgatatataatttaatttatttcaaacaaataaatgagtatcaatacaaatattaaattctatatgtatatgattaaaattttaaatttaattcctGTATTATTTAATACTCGATcagttaatacctaatttagttattgactatagtgatttttatttttattttgtcctAAACGTCTTTTTGTGCCTAATTAGGTCacaaattttgataatttaagtaaacatatttattgttagaattatagaatatttttaaatatataattgcagTTGACAGTTGTATTTTAATTCTTCGTGCTAATTAAATTTGAAGGGTGGACCAACCTTCTTTTTACGACAGCAATTAATAGAATTtccatatttaatttcaatGGTGGGCCAACCTTCTTTTTATACACTTacatttattattcaaaaattgTCACTCTTAACATGGAAAATGAATATTTGGGTAACTATTGCATATTACATTTTGGAGTGATAATTGTAAGTGTGGTTAGTAGTTtccttttcaataatatacatatagaaTTTgattcaataatatacataatagtATAATATGCGCACatgagtgtgtgtatatatatatatatatatatatatatatatatgtaggtgTAAGAGCAATCCGTTAATGGGTTTTGAGTAGATTTTTGCGgcctcacttttttttttctgaaaattgaagttttaaaataatattaaaaattagagTGGTCACTAGTGGGAGCGTGCGATGTACGTGGATTGATGTGATCGTATTTGAGAGATTTGTGATCCAAAATATATTAGTGCACTATTGACAACAGGTGAGAGAAATGCACCTTGTCTTATATGATGCTCAAAATGGTAAATAAGTTGTTCGgtgtttgaaaaaaaaggatATCACAAACTTGACAAACCACGGCacatatttgattataaattaccaaaatgtaaaGGTTTAAAAATGATTATCAAGACATAAAATGTAAACATTTGAATATAATAACTGCAGAAACCGGAGCTAAGTAATGTTGCTTTCTACGTTTATTATCACCACGGTTTAAAATGTAGTGTGAAAGCATATTTGTTCGTGTGAAACATATGATACATTTCCATGTAGTGCAGAGCGATTCATTTGGTTTTGGGGAATTTAGGGCACAAGATTTGGTTAGCTGTGATTGCTATACCTATTTGATTGATGGACCAATAGGTACATGTATGCTATTGTGCATTTCAAATTAAGTCATACCTTCCACTTGGCGACTCTTAAAATGATGCAAAAGATTTAGAGAATCTATACAAATTTGATTACATACTCGACAAATTACTGGTCTCCAATCAAGCAATCACTacgaaatattttcattattgttACTTGACATAATTATGTACTCACAACTACTTGGGAagatttaatgtatatataagggagaggagagagaaaaggaggggaaaagaagaaaaagatggcTTTAACCCACTCAAAGGGGGCGTGCGATGGGCGTGCCTTTGGTGCGTTTAATGCACACTAGGACGCATACTTTTTTTCAAGTTAAAAGTGTTCATTGGTTGACACTATGATGTCTACCGTTCAAGCGTCCCACACCAAACCTTGACTTGCCGCCGGCCGTAAAGTTAAAATTTGACCGCTACCGCCGTTTGACATAGTAGTGTACTCACGAAATGGAAGCACTAGATAGGATTTAAGGCCAGGTTTGGTGTGGGATGGTTGAACGGTAGACGTCAtattaatatacatatacaagtGAAAATGTGTAGTGCCcagtaaatttaatttttttttgtcattattatataataaaaaatagtcaaaatactaAAGCATAAAACTCTTATTacatgttttggttttaataaaggaaaaaggaaaagaataaaaacaaattttgtaACTCTTTTCATCAGTCAAAGTACACTGCAATAAGAAATGGTGAAAAAAAAtcgaataaaaaattaaaataaatgtaatattattactcgtatataattctcaaaatctttttttttttactcgaTTATGCAGAAATTTGTGCGCCATTAAATAGCTCATTAATTGATTGCATTAATATAGTATTTTATTAAAGAGTAGATCAATCAAAATTTGATAAGAAATTTATTAC encodes:
- the LOC116029774 gene encoding uncharacterized protein LOC116029774; this translates as MPTYDGTEDPSDHLIDFQAKMMILGAEDPMYCRVFFSTLKGAAQRWFLSLPPRTIDCFETLGEQFLTYFAGSIKTKRHFTALTAVQQGETETLKEFLGRWKKEIQTVEGLDDRIAITLFMEALKAGDLFASLRTDTPETYAQAIQRANRYAETEEALRQKQRRREKRPLEETRTRPVDRSSKRRDRINPSHPPVAHRPRVIPTLGARAVHEIHLPRVREDPPPQNPATVVNHIPVRHGKYCRFHESPTHSTEECTTLQKELEGLIEKRIALKRNMGRPPQGGRQPRWPYQWQRQTERPRQERRPVGQEAEVQPETPRMAREPREEQDDRSRKHNKLVIHMICGEPIDGDSTKHRPKRAGDTPLSSQMTTYPRGQPRTGTSS
- the LOC116029773 gene encoding uncharacterized protein LOC116029773, whose amino-acid sequence is MDVNGATVRRVFVDTGSSVNVMYLETFTKLGLTKENLHQVRTPLAGFTGDSIEPEGCITLPIEIGEYPRVRAINMEFVVVDLKSAHNVILGRPGLEDLGAVVSLKHLYLKFRTLEGVGIARCDRQAARSCYLLTCRQIGSRDLQVQTITKRTTKEEARDRPEPAAELEEVALESSKPDQRFRIGKGLTEETRSDILRTLQEYRILFAWGLEDMPGIDPSVITHRLSVDPAVRPIVQRKRHLAANRREFVKKEVATLLEIGHLREVVYPAWLANVVLVPKPPAWRMCVDYTDLNKACPKDPFPIPRIDQLVDQTVGCALLSFMDAFRGYHQIFMDDKDEEKTTFLTPDGVYCYKVMPFGLKNTGATFTRMVAKVFHSLLGKTMEAYVDDLLVKSKEETEHAMDLRACFELMKKYNLRLNPKKCAFGVRGSKFLGYMVSQRGIEPNPEKVRAILDMQPPTSVLEIQKLTGRLAALSRFLSRSAKRSLPFFEVIKRREGFECTQECKNSFEELKTYLLSPPLLAEPQEGESLYLYMTVSERALSSVLVREEGTQHPVYYVSKLLRGAETRYTPLEKMAYALFTTTRKLVPYFQAHPIEVLTDQPLAGILRNPMSSGRMMKWAIELTQYGIEYRPRPSIKAQALADFIVECTAQDRRGKTNNDAPDEWWELNADGAASAKHCGGGIMLTTPEGFKVYYSLEYQFKVSNNEAEYEAVIGGIRLAVALGARNLRIKTDSRLVVGQIKGTFETRGENLKMYKDVTEGLLEKLKAHEIQHVPRIENVEADLRSKISLGGIPRHLSQVCRKEIIYAPSTESLVVASVTSAGVPPLPKWMEELTNYITKGELPLDPTQAAKIKRRAPAYRLEGSQLYKKSFGGPLLKCLQPSEAEQVIEEAHKGICAAHQGANTLARKLLIQGYYWPNMVHDCIQKVQNCQTCQKFAEKQGRPATFYTPVTTAIPFAKWGVDLLGPLPQAPGRHKYCIVAIDYFTKWMEVEPLHTKVSVAYLQANGQVENANRTIMDGLKKRIEEERGAWVDQLDYILWAYRTTPRRATGETPFSLTYDFEAKVPIEVLSPTDKTLHYEDQANEQMMQLEKNFLEERRDVAQCRMVEYQRAVKKYHDARVKPKYFDLGDLVLRDRQASQPSQGRKVAKNWEGPYRIAAIVRPSTYKLETMEGKFS